A genomic stretch from Helianthus annuus cultivar XRQ/B chromosome 1, HanXRQr2.0-SUNRISE, whole genome shotgun sequence includes:
- the LOC110884647 gene encoding uncharacterized protein LOC110884647 isoform X2, protein MRKPSTSMADAIDFSKTHRIVLLIDLNPLLQNPNPNFLTSLLATSKILLSFPSLSSSLFSFKFFFSSLSTLLSASTLHRILPHHSSASLSFNSPSQTLDSLSNTLSSISVSKLPYSPSNCSHTAASLLQLLRGHDWESDFENVSGKSYCDPVDIRSNLIILLSPVCRSSKSLAEFMCVDVSNNCLDGCRRRFRDCFRAVSDAFNGKDIQFCWVDVCSHVEEPEISESDFIQNEISKFGWGFCSADFIVLGSALVSFGLIYPNIAVSSRLIDSCRLDKRVLGQLELEILDVSGKPLECKFCDLELLRSKASPKPRFNGSTKRQEVGSLKAQRLNSLNTFLGSFNDEIMKLHITSVQKHTEYEHVGESSSNFILVQSAESGQKGKDGLDNSFTDRVFELLAGEKSELFAKHTVPTWQIFLSFLYKEGYWALLSLSNGKGDSYMGILKPFTIHSAVLSLVDNNHNLVQNACGTNLLINKNVSQVDIDPQMSVFPLGKYGHVGDGKRRKMKKHMYRELTWSSFCKAAYEFLDVDLAEIYYSYGMQKSKTLKFLKCWMKEVKKHRLSLNNTPPGPCQTGPDLNQQKETDKNKNFAANANYQESDEPFQMHICSDKSRMQDDDALVSCSETSESFFRDLPKKIQHGVESIGVDLKILAERLVSSSLYWLHKKHETMKNLDESCTIEVAEIIKLLLCEPQDMKEHKDYNSSSASEYLVREYELQILLRLEILQSKYVRGMKGSMRMKLVKQICSLLEIIQYLVEGGFHGDLSLYDYVERTIKSRYSKNLGDVIDKIYDQMDLLPFGEENEDQALMINDEDSIQSWREKHERNDMSASKMIQDSLSVEVESCHLLEKVNTSREGQTKEDHARMLNEARERRERARRFAYFTRRMPDLQRVWAPKQSTAMKVKPEPKRKKQMGVSYSVVCETPFGNKPSCPTGQNKSERATPVSKALFQDDR, encoded by the exons ATGAGAAAACCTTCTACTTCAATGGCGGACGCTATCGATTTCTCCAAGACACACCGCATTGTTCTTCTCATAGACCTCAATCCATTACttcaaaaccctaaccctaatttccTCACCTCCCTTCTCGCTACCTCGAAGATCCTTCTATCCTTCCCTTCGCTTTCTTCTTCACTTTTCTCCTTCAAGTTCTTCTTCTCTTCTCTCTCCACTCTCCTCTCTGCATCTACACTCCACCGTATACTTCCCCATCATTCTTCCGCTTCTCTCTCCTTCAATTCCCCTTCACAAACCCTAGATTCTCTTTCCAACACTCTCAGTTCTATATCTGTTTCAAAATTGCCGTATTCCCCTTCGAATTGCTCGCATACAGCCGCCTCTCTGCTTCAGCTCCTTCGCGGTCATGACTGGGAGTCTGATTTTGAGAATGTGTCTGGTAAGTCTTATTGTGATCCTGTGGATATTCGATCGAATTTAATTATATTGTTGTCTCCGGTTTGTAGATCGTCGAAATCATTAGCGGAGTTTATGTGTGTTGATGTAAGTAATAATTGTTTAGATGGTTGTCGAAGGAGATTTCGTGATTGCTTTCGTGCTGTTAGTGATGCGTTTAATGGTAAGGATATTCAGTTTTGTTGGGTTGATGTTTGTAGCCATGTAGAGGAACCGGAAATTAGTGAGTCTGATTTTATCCAGAATGAGATTAGTAAATTTGGTTGGGGATTTTGTTCAGCTGATTTCATCGTTCTAGGTTCTGCTCTTGTTTCTTTTGGGTTGATCTATCCAAATATTGCGGTGTCATCTAGGTTAATAGATTCTTGTAGATTAGATAAGAGGGTCCTCGGACAATTAGAACTTGAAATTTTGGATGTTAGTGGTAAGCCTTTAGAGTGCAAGTTCTGTGACCTTGAATTGCTGCGTTCGAAGGCATCGCCTAAGCCAAGATTCAATGGCAGTACTAAACGCCAGGAAGTTGGGAGCTTAAAAGCTCAACGTCTCAATTCGTTGAACACGTTTCTTGGTAGTTTCAATGATGAGATTATGAAATTGCACATCACATCCGTTCAGAAGCATACCGAGTATGAACATGTTGGAGAATCTTCCTCTAACTTTATCTTAGTTCAATCTGCAGAATCTGGCCAAAAAGGGAAGGATGGTTTAGACAATAGTTTTACTGACAGGGTTTTTGAATTACTTGCTGGAGAAAAATCTGAGTTATTTGCGAAACATACTGTTCCAACTTGGCAGATATTTCTTAGTTTTTTGTACAAGGAAGGTTATTGGGCTTTGCTATCGTTATCTAACGGTAAAGGGGATTCTTACATGGGAATTCTCAAACCCTTCACAATTCATTCAGCCGTCCTTTCACTTGTAGATAATAACCATAATTTAGTTCAAAATGCTTGTGGAACGAATCTTCTCATCAATAAGAATGTTTCTCAAGTTGACATAGATCCTCAAATGAGCGTTTTTCCATTGGGAAAATATGGTCATGTAGGTGATGGAAAGAGAAGAAAGATGAAAAAACATATGTATCGGGAGCTCACATGGAGCTCGTTCTGTAAGGCAGCGTATGAGTTTTTGGATGTGGACTTAGCAGAGATTTACTATTCTTATGGAATGCAAAAGTCGAAGACGTTAAAGTTTCTAAAATGCTGGATGAAAGAAGTGAAAAAACACAGATTATCTTTAAACAACACGCCACCTGGACCATGCCAAACGGGTCCAGATTTAAATCAACAGAAAGAAAcagataaaaataaaaactttgcTGCAAATGCAAACTATCAAGAAAGCGATGAACCTTTTCAAATGCATATCTGTTCTGATAAGTCAAGAATGCAGGATGATGATGCTTTAGTATCATGTTCGGAAACGTCAGAATCATTTTTCAGGGATTTACCTAAGAAAATTCAACATGGGGTTGAGTCTATTGGAGTTGACTTAAAGATCTTGGCAGAGAGACTTGTAAGTTCATCCCTTTATTGGTTACATAAAAAGCACGAAACCATGAAAAATCTTGATGAATCTTGCACCATTGAAGTTGCTGAAATCATTAAGCTATTGCTGTGCGAGCCCCAAGATATGAAGGAACATAAAGATTATAATTCAAGTTCTGCCTCAGAATACCTAGTCCGAGA ATATGAATTACAAATTTTGCTACGGCTGGAGATACTTCAGTCAAAATATGTACGAGGTATGAAGGGATCTATGAGGATGAAACTTGTGAAACAAATTTGCTCTCTTTTGGAGATCATTCAGTACCTTGTGGAGGGAGGCTTTCATGGTGATTTGAGTCTTTATGATTATGTTGAGAGAACCATAAAATCAAG GTATTCAAAGAATCTCGGAGACGTGATAGACAAGATCTATGATCAAATGGACCTCTTGCCATTTGGTGAAGAAAATGAAGATCAAGCTCTCATGATTAACGATGAGGATAGCATTCAATCTTGGAGAGAGAAACATGAAAGAAATGACATGTCAGCAAGTAAGATGATTCAAGATTCATTATCTGTAGAAGTCGAATCTTGTCATCTACTTGAAAAGGTCAACACAAGTCGTGAAGGTCAAACGAAAGAGGACCATGCCCGAATGTTAAATGAGGCTCGGGAGAGAAGAGAGAGGGCTAGAAGGTTTGCATATTTCACAAGGCGAATGCCTGATTTGCAGCGTGTTTGGGCTCCGAAGCAGTCAACGGCCATGAAAGTCAAACCCGAGCCCAAAAGGAAGAAACAGATGGGGGTCAGTTATAGTGTTGTTTGTGAGACTCCATTTGGTAACAAACCTTCATGTCCTACTGGACAAAATAAAAGTGAACGGGCTACACCAGTTTCCAAGGCGTTATTTCAAGATGACAGGTGA
- the LOC110884647 gene encoding uncharacterized protein LOC110884647 isoform X1 has translation MRKPSTSMADAIDFSKTHRIVLLIDLNPLLQNPNPNFLTSLLATSKILLSFPSLSSSLFSFKFFFSSLSTLLSASTLHRILPHHSSASLSFNSPSQTLDSLSNTLSSISVSKLPYSPSNCSHTAASLLQLLRGHDWESDFENVSGKSYCDPVDIRSNLIILLSPVCRSSKSLAEFMCVDVSNNCLDGCRRRFRDCFRAVSDAFNGKDIQFCWVDVCSHVEEPEISESDFIQNEISKFGWGFCSADFIVLGSALVSFGLIYPNIAVSSRLIDSCRLDKRVLGQLELEILDVSGKPLECKFCDLELLRSKASPKPRFNGSTKRQEVGSLKAQRLNSLNTFLGSFNDEIMKLHITSVQKHTEYEHVGESSSNFILVQSAESGQKGKDGLDNSFTDRVFELLAGEKSELFAKHTVPTWQIFLSFLYKEGYWALLSLSNGKGDSYMGILKPFTIHSAVLSLVDNNHNLVQNACGTNLLINKNVSQVDIDPQMSVFPLGKYGHVGDGKRRKMKKHMYRELTWSSFCKAAYEFLDVDLAEIYYSYGMQKSKTLKFLKCWMKEVKKHRLSLNNTPPGPCQTGPDLNQQKETDKNKNFAANANYQESDEPFQMHICSDKSRMQDDDALVSCSETSESFFRDLPKKIQHGVESIGVDLKILAERLVSSSLYWLHKKHETMKNLDESCTIEVAEIIKLLLCEPQDMKEHKDYNSSSASEYLVREYELQILLRLEILQSKYVRGMKGSMRMKLVKQICSLLEIIQYLVEGGFHGDLSLYDYVERTIKSSISFRYSKNLGDVIDKIYDQMDLLPFGEENEDQALMINDEDSIQSWREKHERNDMSASKMIQDSLSVEVESCHLLEKVNTSREGQTKEDHARMLNEARERRERARRFAYFTRRMPDLQRVWAPKQSTAMKVKPEPKRKKQMGVSYSVVCETPFGNKPSCPTGQNKSERATPVSKALFQDDR, from the exons ATGAGAAAACCTTCTACTTCAATGGCGGACGCTATCGATTTCTCCAAGACACACCGCATTGTTCTTCTCATAGACCTCAATCCATTACttcaaaaccctaaccctaatttccTCACCTCCCTTCTCGCTACCTCGAAGATCCTTCTATCCTTCCCTTCGCTTTCTTCTTCACTTTTCTCCTTCAAGTTCTTCTTCTCTTCTCTCTCCACTCTCCTCTCTGCATCTACACTCCACCGTATACTTCCCCATCATTCTTCCGCTTCTCTCTCCTTCAATTCCCCTTCACAAACCCTAGATTCTCTTTCCAACACTCTCAGTTCTATATCTGTTTCAAAATTGCCGTATTCCCCTTCGAATTGCTCGCATACAGCCGCCTCTCTGCTTCAGCTCCTTCGCGGTCATGACTGGGAGTCTGATTTTGAGAATGTGTCTGGTAAGTCTTATTGTGATCCTGTGGATATTCGATCGAATTTAATTATATTGTTGTCTCCGGTTTGTAGATCGTCGAAATCATTAGCGGAGTTTATGTGTGTTGATGTAAGTAATAATTGTTTAGATGGTTGTCGAAGGAGATTTCGTGATTGCTTTCGTGCTGTTAGTGATGCGTTTAATGGTAAGGATATTCAGTTTTGTTGGGTTGATGTTTGTAGCCATGTAGAGGAACCGGAAATTAGTGAGTCTGATTTTATCCAGAATGAGATTAGTAAATTTGGTTGGGGATTTTGTTCAGCTGATTTCATCGTTCTAGGTTCTGCTCTTGTTTCTTTTGGGTTGATCTATCCAAATATTGCGGTGTCATCTAGGTTAATAGATTCTTGTAGATTAGATAAGAGGGTCCTCGGACAATTAGAACTTGAAATTTTGGATGTTAGTGGTAAGCCTTTAGAGTGCAAGTTCTGTGACCTTGAATTGCTGCGTTCGAAGGCATCGCCTAAGCCAAGATTCAATGGCAGTACTAAACGCCAGGAAGTTGGGAGCTTAAAAGCTCAACGTCTCAATTCGTTGAACACGTTTCTTGGTAGTTTCAATGATGAGATTATGAAATTGCACATCACATCCGTTCAGAAGCATACCGAGTATGAACATGTTGGAGAATCTTCCTCTAACTTTATCTTAGTTCAATCTGCAGAATCTGGCCAAAAAGGGAAGGATGGTTTAGACAATAGTTTTACTGACAGGGTTTTTGAATTACTTGCTGGAGAAAAATCTGAGTTATTTGCGAAACATACTGTTCCAACTTGGCAGATATTTCTTAGTTTTTTGTACAAGGAAGGTTATTGGGCTTTGCTATCGTTATCTAACGGTAAAGGGGATTCTTACATGGGAATTCTCAAACCCTTCACAATTCATTCAGCCGTCCTTTCACTTGTAGATAATAACCATAATTTAGTTCAAAATGCTTGTGGAACGAATCTTCTCATCAATAAGAATGTTTCTCAAGTTGACATAGATCCTCAAATGAGCGTTTTTCCATTGGGAAAATATGGTCATGTAGGTGATGGAAAGAGAAGAAAGATGAAAAAACATATGTATCGGGAGCTCACATGGAGCTCGTTCTGTAAGGCAGCGTATGAGTTTTTGGATGTGGACTTAGCAGAGATTTACTATTCTTATGGAATGCAAAAGTCGAAGACGTTAAAGTTTCTAAAATGCTGGATGAAAGAAGTGAAAAAACACAGATTATCTTTAAACAACACGCCACCTGGACCATGCCAAACGGGTCCAGATTTAAATCAACAGAAAGAAAcagataaaaataaaaactttgcTGCAAATGCAAACTATCAAGAAAGCGATGAACCTTTTCAAATGCATATCTGTTCTGATAAGTCAAGAATGCAGGATGATGATGCTTTAGTATCATGTTCGGAAACGTCAGAATCATTTTTCAGGGATTTACCTAAGAAAATTCAACATGGGGTTGAGTCTATTGGAGTTGACTTAAAGATCTTGGCAGAGAGACTTGTAAGTTCATCCCTTTATTGGTTACATAAAAAGCACGAAACCATGAAAAATCTTGATGAATCTTGCACCATTGAAGTTGCTGAAATCATTAAGCTATTGCTGTGCGAGCCCCAAGATATGAAGGAACATAAAGATTATAATTCAAGTTCTGCCTCAGAATACCTAGTCCGAGA ATATGAATTACAAATTTTGCTACGGCTGGAGATACTTCAGTCAAAATATGTACGAGGTATGAAGGGATCTATGAGGATGAAACTTGTGAAACAAATTTGCTCTCTTTTGGAGATCATTCAGTACCTTGTGGAGGGAGGCTTTCATGGTGATTTGAGTCTTTATGATTATGTTGAGAGAACCATAAAATCAAG TATAAGTTTCAGGTATTCAAAGAATCTCGGAGACGTGATAGACAAGATCTATGATCAAATGGACCTCTTGCCATTTGGTGAAGAAAATGAAGATCAAGCTCTCATGATTAACGATGAGGATAGCATTCAATCTTGGAGAGAGAAACATGAAAGAAATGACATGTCAGCAAGTAAGATGATTCAAGATTCATTATCTGTAGAAGTCGAATCTTGTCATCTACTTGAAAAGGTCAACACAAGTCGTGAAGGTCAAACGAAAGAGGACCATGCCCGAATGTTAAATGAGGCTCGGGAGAGAAGAGAGAGGGCTAGAAGGTTTGCATATTTCACAAGGCGAATGCCTGATTTGCAGCGTGTTTGGGCTCCGAAGCAGTCAACGGCCATGAAAGTCAAACCCGAGCCCAAAAGGAAGAAACAGATGGGGGTCAGTTATAGTGTTGTTTGTGAGACTCCATTTGGTAACAAACCTTCATGTCCTACTGGACAAAATAAAAGTGAACGGGCTACACCAGTTTCCAAGGCGTTATTTCAAGATGACAGGTGA
- the LOC110884647 gene encoding uncharacterized protein LOC110884647 isoform X3: protein MCVDVSNNCLDGCRRRFRDCFRAVSDAFNGKDIQFCWVDVCSHVEEPEISESDFIQNEISKFGWGFCSADFIVLGSALVSFGLIYPNIAVSSRLIDSCRLDKRVLGQLELEILDVSGKPLECKFCDLELLRSKASPKPRFNGSTKRQEVGSLKAQRLNSLNTFLGSFNDEIMKLHITSVQKHTEYEHVGESSSNFILVQSAESGQKGKDGLDNSFTDRVFELLAGEKSELFAKHTVPTWQIFLSFLYKEGYWALLSLSNGKGDSYMGILKPFTIHSAVLSLVDNNHNLVQNACGTNLLINKNVSQVDIDPQMSVFPLGKYGHVGDGKRRKMKKHMYRELTWSSFCKAAYEFLDVDLAEIYYSYGMQKSKTLKFLKCWMKEVKKHRLSLNNTPPGPCQTGPDLNQQKETDKNKNFAANANYQESDEPFQMHICSDKSRMQDDDALVSCSETSESFFRDLPKKIQHGVESIGVDLKILAERLVSSSLYWLHKKHETMKNLDESCTIEVAEIIKLLLCEPQDMKEHKDYNSSSASEYLVREYELQILLRLEILQSKYVRGMKGSMRMKLVKQICSLLEIIQYLVEGGFHGDLSLYDYVERTIKSSISFRYSKNLGDVIDKIYDQMDLLPFGEENEDQALMINDEDSIQSWREKHERNDMSASKMIQDSLSVEVESCHLLEKVNTSREGQTKEDHARMLNEARERRERARRFAYFTRRMPDLQRVWAPKQSTAMKVKPEPKRKKQMGVSYSVVCETPFGNKPSCPTGQNKSERATPVSKALFQDDR, encoded by the exons ATGTGTGTTGATGTAAGTAATAATTGTTTAGATGGTTGTCGAAGGAGATTTCGTGATTGCTTTCGTGCTGTTAGTGATGCGTTTAATGGTAAGGATATTCAGTTTTGTTGGGTTGATGTTTGTAGCCATGTAGAGGAACCGGAAATTAGTGAGTCTGATTTTATCCAGAATGAGATTAGTAAATTTGGTTGGGGATTTTGTTCAGCTGATTTCATCGTTCTAGGTTCTGCTCTTGTTTCTTTTGGGTTGATCTATCCAAATATTGCGGTGTCATCTAGGTTAATAGATTCTTGTAGATTAGATAAGAGGGTCCTCGGACAATTAGAACTTGAAATTTTGGATGTTAGTGGTAAGCCTTTAGAGTGCAAGTTCTGTGACCTTGAATTGCTGCGTTCGAAGGCATCGCCTAAGCCAAGATTCAATGGCAGTACTAAACGCCAGGAAGTTGGGAGCTTAAAAGCTCAACGTCTCAATTCGTTGAACACGTTTCTTGGTAGTTTCAATGATGAGATTATGAAATTGCACATCACATCCGTTCAGAAGCATACCGAGTATGAACATGTTGGAGAATCTTCCTCTAACTTTATCTTAGTTCAATCTGCAGAATCTGGCCAAAAAGGGAAGGATGGTTTAGACAATAGTTTTACTGACAGGGTTTTTGAATTACTTGCTGGAGAAAAATCTGAGTTATTTGCGAAACATACTGTTCCAACTTGGCAGATATTTCTTAGTTTTTTGTACAAGGAAGGTTATTGGGCTTTGCTATCGTTATCTAACGGTAAAGGGGATTCTTACATGGGAATTCTCAAACCCTTCACAATTCATTCAGCCGTCCTTTCACTTGTAGATAATAACCATAATTTAGTTCAAAATGCTTGTGGAACGAATCTTCTCATCAATAAGAATGTTTCTCAAGTTGACATAGATCCTCAAATGAGCGTTTTTCCATTGGGAAAATATGGTCATGTAGGTGATGGAAAGAGAAGAAAGATGAAAAAACATATGTATCGGGAGCTCACATGGAGCTCGTTCTGTAAGGCAGCGTATGAGTTTTTGGATGTGGACTTAGCAGAGATTTACTATTCTTATGGAATGCAAAAGTCGAAGACGTTAAAGTTTCTAAAATGCTGGATGAAAGAAGTGAAAAAACACAGATTATCTTTAAACAACACGCCACCTGGACCATGCCAAACGGGTCCAGATTTAAATCAACAGAAAGAAAcagataaaaataaaaactttgcTGCAAATGCAAACTATCAAGAAAGCGATGAACCTTTTCAAATGCATATCTGTTCTGATAAGTCAAGAATGCAGGATGATGATGCTTTAGTATCATGTTCGGAAACGTCAGAATCATTTTTCAGGGATTTACCTAAGAAAATTCAACATGGGGTTGAGTCTATTGGAGTTGACTTAAAGATCTTGGCAGAGAGACTTGTAAGTTCATCCCTTTATTGGTTACATAAAAAGCACGAAACCATGAAAAATCTTGATGAATCTTGCACCATTGAAGTTGCTGAAATCATTAAGCTATTGCTGTGCGAGCCCCAAGATATGAAGGAACATAAAGATTATAATTCAAGTTCTGCCTCAGAATACCTAGTCCGAGA ATATGAATTACAAATTTTGCTACGGCTGGAGATACTTCAGTCAAAATATGTACGAGGTATGAAGGGATCTATGAGGATGAAACTTGTGAAACAAATTTGCTCTCTTTTGGAGATCATTCAGTACCTTGTGGAGGGAGGCTTTCATGGTGATTTGAGTCTTTATGATTATGTTGAGAGAACCATAAAATCAAG TATAAGTTTCAGGTATTCAAAGAATCTCGGAGACGTGATAGACAAGATCTATGATCAAATGGACCTCTTGCCATTTGGTGAAGAAAATGAAGATCAAGCTCTCATGATTAACGATGAGGATAGCATTCAATCTTGGAGAGAGAAACATGAAAGAAATGACATGTCAGCAAGTAAGATGATTCAAGATTCATTATCTGTAGAAGTCGAATCTTGTCATCTACTTGAAAAGGTCAACACAAGTCGTGAAGGTCAAACGAAAGAGGACCATGCCCGAATGTTAAATGAGGCTCGGGAGAGAAGAGAGAGGGCTAGAAGGTTTGCATATTTCACAAGGCGAATGCCTGATTTGCAGCGTGTTTGGGCTCCGAAGCAGTCAACGGCCATGAAAGTCAAACCCGAGCCCAAAAGGAAGAAACAGATGGGGGTCAGTTATAGTGTTGTTTGTGAGACTCCATTTGGTAACAAACCTTCATGTCCTACTGGACAAAATAAAAGTGAACGGGCTACACCAGTTTCCAAGGCGTTATTTCAAGATGACAGGTGA
- the LOC110884658 gene encoding putative pentatricopeptide repeat-containing protein At3g49142 yields MIIFFQNIMSLTEHFCLKILDKCPDIQQLRRIHCRLIIAGNLASASHVALKLMKAYSECRQITVTRQLFDEFPQKDVVFFNVMIRSYVNNKLFERALHMYRSMNRIHIFPDHFTVPQVLKACSGSENLWVGLQTHVSVFKKGLHSNLYVGNGLITMYGKCNRLLEARKVFDEMPGRDVVSWNSLVAAYAQNGMFHDALEVCRTMVHSSSLKPNAGTMASLSPAVTCSTSSDNLIFMKEMFMNHARDSLVSWNVMIAVYVNNSMPADAVNLYLEMESCGVDPDSITVASVLPACGDLSALSLGRKIHEYVKRKRLLPNLTLENALIDMYAKCGSLHDARKVFDEMQTRDVVSWTSMVSAYGMTGDGQTAVTIFSDMQRSGLTPDSISFVPVLSACSHAGLLDQGKRFFKLMTDEYKIVPRLEHFACMVDLLGRSGRINEAYEFVKNMKMEPNDRIWGALLSACKVHSNTDIGLVAADHLFQLVPEQAGYYVLLSNIYAKAGRWKDVTTIRSSMKVKGVKKEPGVSNVELNNQVHSFLAGDQSHPQSKQIYEELDIIVGKMRELGYVPETDSALHDIEDEDKGNHLAVHSEKLAIVFVIINTEPFTPIRITKNLRVCEDCHIAAKLISKIAEREIILRDTNRFHHFKNGFCSCGDYW; encoded by the coding sequence ATgatcattttctttcaaaacatcATGTCCCTCACAGAACACTTTTGCCTCAAAATCTTGGACAAGTGCCCAGATATCCAACAGTTGAGAAGAATACACTGCAGGTTAATTATTGCTGGAAACCTCGCCTCAGCTTCGCATGTTGCTCTTAAATTAATGAAAGCTTATTCCGAATGTCGCCAAATCACAGTCACCCGCCAACTGTTCGACGAATTTCCTCAAAAAGATGTTGTCTTTTTTAATGTCATGATTAGAAGCTACGTAAACAATAAACTCTTTGAAAGAGCACTTCATATGTACAGAAGCATGAACAGAATTCACATTTTTCCAGATCATTTCACAGTTCCTCAAGTTCTAAAAGCATGCTCCGGGTCTGAGAATTTGTGGGTCGGGTTGCAAACCCATGTTTCTGTTTTTAAGAAGGGTCTGCATTCAAATCTTTATGTAGGGAATGGCTTGATTACAATGTATGGGAAATGTAATCGGTTGTTGGAAGCTCgcaaggtgttcgatgaaatgcctggGAGAGATGTTGTGTCATGGAACTCGTTGGTTGCTGCGTACGCTCAGAACGGGATGTTTCATGATGCGTTAGAGGTTTGTAGGACGATGGTACATTCGTCTAGCTTGAAGCCGAATGCGGGCACGATGGCTAGCCTTTCACCTGCTGTAACATGTTCGACTTCGTCGGACAACTTAATATTTATGAAGGAAATGTTTATGAACCACGCTCGAGATAGTTTAGTTTCTTGGAATGTAATGATAGCTGTGTATGTTAATAATTCTATGCCTGCAGATGCGGTTAATCTTTATCTGGAAATGGAAAGTTGCGGGGTTGACCCTGATTCAATCACGGTTGCTAGTGTCCTACCTGCTTGTGGGGATCTTTCGGCTTTATCGCTAGGAAGAAAGATTCACGAATATGTAAAAAGGAAGAGGCTTCTTCCAAATCTAACACTAGAGAATGCCTTGATTGATATGTATGCCAAATGTGGATCTTTACACGACGCACGGAAGGTGTTTGACGAAATGCAAACCCGAGATGTTGTGTCATGGACTTCTATGGTTTCTGCTTATGGCATGACTGGTGACGGTCAAACTGCTGTAACCATCTTTTCTGATATGCAGCGATCGGGTCTCACCCCTGATTCCATTTCATTTGTTCCGGTCCTATCCGCCTGCAGCCATGCTGGATTATTAGATCAAGGAAAGCGATTTTTCAAGCTAATGACGGATGAATATAAAATCGTCCCAAGACTTGAACACTTTGCGTGTATGGTTGATTTGTTAGGACGTTCGGGGAGAATCAATGAAGCTTACGAATTTGTTAAGAATATGAAAATGGAACCAAATGACAGAATATGGGGCGCGTTATTGAGTGCGTGTAAAGTTCATTCTAACACGGACATTGGTCTTGTTGCAGCAGATCATCTATTTCAATTGGTTCCTGAACAAGCTGGATATTATGTTTTGTTGTCAAATATATATGCGAAAGCGGGTAGATGGAAAGACGTGACGACTATCCgatcaagcatgaaagtcaaaggAGTCAAAAAGGAGCCCGGTGTTAGTAATGTTGAGCTTAACAATCAAGTTCACTCATTTCTTGCTGGTGATCAATCACATCCACAGTCGAAACAGATCTACGAAGAATTAGATATAATTGTAgggaaaatgagagaattaggctATGTACCTGAGACAGATTCTGCACTTCATGACATCGAGGATGAAGATAAAGGGAACCATCTTGCGGTTCATAGTGAAAAGCTTGCTATTGTGTTTGTTATCATAAATACCGAACCTTTTACGCCTATTAGAATCACCAAGAATCTACGCGTTTGTGAAGATTGTCATATTGCTGCTAAGCTCATTTCCAAGATTGCCGAACGAGAAATTATTCTTCGGGATACAAATCGATTTCATCATTTTAAGAATGGTTTTTGCTCGTGTGGCGACTATTGGTGA